The Methylopila sp. M107 genome contains the following window.
ATTTCTGGGGCGCTCGCGGCCTGCGCCAATGGCGACCGCGCAGCGCTAAGAGCGATCTATGATCGTGAGGCGTCGACGCTGCTCGGCGTCGCGACGCGCATCGTGCGCCGGCGCGAACTCGCCGAAGAGGTGCTGCAGGACGCCTTCGTCCAGATCTGGCGGAGGGCGTCGAGTTTTGACCCGGCGCTCGGCTCCGGCCGCGCCTGGGTCTACGCGGTCGTGCGCAACCGCGCCCTGAACCAGCTCAGGGACGACCGCCACATGCCGGTCGACGACCGGGAGCTCGAATCCTTCTCGGCGCGCGACGACGAAGCCGATGACGCCTTCGAGCGGCTTGCCGAGAGCGACGCGCTGAAGCGGTGTCTCGGCGGACTCGACCCGCTGCGCCGCAAGGCGGTGCTG
Protein-coding sequences here:
- a CDS encoding sigma-70 family RNA polymerase sigma factor, which gives rise to MTVDHQFQAGASYAGADPISGALAACANGDRAALRAIYDREASTLLGVATRIVRRRELAEEVLQDAFVQIWRRASSFDPALGSGRAWVYAVVRNRALNQLRDDRHMPVDDRELESFSARDDEADDAFERLAESDALKRCLGGLDPLRRKAVLLAYVSGMTHGEIAGKLGAPLGTVKAWIRRSLLSLRACLS